The proteins below are encoded in one region of Rhinolophus sinicus isolate RSC01 linkage group LG07, ASM3656204v1, whole genome shotgun sequence:
- the CD320 gene encoding CD320 antigen, whose product MAWESATRAAGLGLALRLLLGFGLGLEAAPTSVTTRSPAQASGPSAGSCLPTSFQCRTSGFCVPLIWRCDGDQDCSDGSDEECEIEPCAQDGQCPQPTGSPCSCDSMDDCPDGIDKNFLNCSSQPCRKGELRCSLGSSCIPHTWFCDGHPDCPDSSDELGCGTETLQEGTSVGTPVTSVTLENVTFLRNATTTLVRDQDSVKLGNQNAYGTIAAAVVLSAGLVAATLLAFSRLCAQGLLVAVKESLLLSERKTLLL is encoded by the exons ATGGCTTGGGAAAGTGCGACCCGGGCGGCTGGCCTGGGCCTGGCGCTGCGGCTGCTGCTCGGCTTCGGACTGGGCCTGGAGGCCGCCCCGACCTCGGTCACGACCCGGTCCCCGGCCCAGGCCTCAG GCCCCAGTGCAGGCTCCTGCTTGCCCACCAGCTTCCAGTGCCGCACCAGTGGTTTCTGCGTGCCTCTCATCTGGCGCTGCGATGGAGACCAGGATTGCTCTGATGGCAGCGATGAGGAGTGCG AGATAGAACCGTGTGCCCAGGATGGGCAGTGCCCGCAGCCCACAGGCAGCCCCTGCtcttgtgacagcatggatgacTGCCCTGATGGCATCGACAAGAACTTTCTGAACtgcagcagccagccctgccggAAGGGGGAGCTCCGCTGCTCACTGGGCAGTTCCTGCATCCCACACACGTGGTTCTGTGATGGCCACCCGGACTGTCCTGATTCCAGCGATGAGCTTGGCTGTG GAACTGAGACCCTCCAGGAAGGCACATCTGTGGGGACCCCTGTGACCTCTGTGACCCTGGAGAATGTCACCTTTCTCAGGAATGCCACCACCACCTTAGTCAGGGACCAGGACTCAGTCAAGTTGGGAAACCAAAATGCCTATGGGACTATCGCAGCTGCTG TGGTGCTAAGTGCAGGTCTGGTTGCCGCCACCCTGCTTGCGTTTTCTCGGCTCTGTGCCCAGGGGCTCCTGGTGGCCGTGAAGGAGTCCTTGCTGCTGTCAGAGAGGAAGACCTTGCTGCTCTGA